Proteins from a single region of Aquamicrobium lusatiense:
- the groL gene encoding chaperonin GroEL (60 kDa chaperone family; promotes refolding of misfolded polypeptides especially under stressful conditions; forms two stacked rings of heptamers to form a barrel-shaped 14mer; ends can be capped by GroES; misfolded proteins enter the barrel where they are refolded when GroES binds): protein MAAKEVRFSTEAREKMLRGVDILANAVKVTLGPKGRNVVIDKSFGAPRITKDGVSVAKEIELEDKFENMGAQMVREVASKTNDLAGDGTTTATVLAQAIVREGAKAVASGMNPMDLKRGIDRAVDAVVAELKANARKITKNDEIAQVGTISANGDTEIGRFLAEAMQKVGNEGVITVEEAKTAETGLEVVEGMQFDRGYLSPYFITNQEKMRVELEEPYVLIHEKKLSNLQALLPVLEAVVKSGKPLLIIAEDVEGEALATLVVNKLRGGLKIAAVKAPGFGDRRKAMLEDIAILTGGTAISEDLGIKLENVTLEMLGRAKKIVIEKENTTIIDGSGRKEEIEGRVKQIKAQIEETTSDYDREKLQERLAKLAGGVAVIRVGGSTEVEVKEKKDRVDDALHATRAAVEEGILPGGGVALLRAAKALDGVKIDNEDQKHGVEIVRRAIEAPVRQIAENAGAEGSIIVGKLREKPEFSYGWNAQTGDYGDLFAQGVIDPAKVVRTALQDAASVAGLLVTTEAMIAEKPKKEAAPAMPAGGMDF from the coding sequence ATGGCTGCCAAGGAAGTCAGATTCAGCACCGAAGCCCGCGAGAAGATGCTGCGCGGCGTCGACATTCTCGCCAATGCGGTGAAGGTCACCCTCGGTCCCAAGGGCCGCAATGTGGTGATCGACAAGTCGTTCGGCGCGCCGCGCATCACCAAGGACGGCGTTTCCGTCGCCAAGGAAATCGAGCTTGAGGACAAGTTCGAGAACATGGGCGCACAGATGGTGCGCGAGGTCGCCTCCAAGACCAACGATCTCGCCGGCGACGGCACCACCACCGCCACCGTTCTGGCGCAGGCCATCGTCAGGGAAGGCGCGAAGGCCGTCGCCTCCGGCATGAACCCGATGGACCTGAAGCGCGGCATTGACAGGGCCGTGGATGCGGTGGTCGCCGAACTGAAGGCCAATGCCCGCAAGATCACGAAGAACGACGAGATCGCGCAGGTCGGCACCATCTCGGCCAATGGCGACACCGAAATCGGCCGCTTCCTGGCCGAGGCCATGCAGAAGGTCGGCAACGAGGGCGTCATCACCGTCGAGGAAGCCAAGACCGCCGAGACCGGGCTGGAAGTCGTGGAAGGCATGCAGTTCGACCGCGGTTATCTGTCGCCATACTTCATCACCAATCAGGAGAAGATGCGGGTGGAACTGGAAGAGCCCTATGTGCTCATCCATGAGAAGAAGCTGTCCAACCTTCAGGCCCTGCTGCCCGTGCTCGAAGCGGTGGTCAAATCAGGCAAGCCGCTGCTCATCATCGCCGAGGATGTGGAGGGCGAGGCACTGGCCACGCTGGTCGTCAACAAGCTGCGCGGTGGCCTGAAGATCGCCGCCGTCAAGGCGCCGGGCTTCGGCGATCGCCGCAAGGCCATGCTGGAAGACATCGCCATCCTCACCGGCGGCACCGCGATCAGCGAGGATCTCGGCATCAAGCTGGAAAACGTCACTCTGGAGATGCTCGGCCGCGCGAAGAAGATCGTCATCGAGAAGGAAAACACCACCATCATCGACGGGTCCGGCAGGAAGGAGGAGATCGAAGGCCGGGTGAAGCAGATCAAGGCCCAGATTGAGGAAACGACCTCCGACTACGACCGCGAGAAGCTTCAGGAGCGGCTGGCGAAGCTCGCCGGCGGCGTTGCCGTCATCCGCGTCGGCGGCTCCACGGAAGTGGAGGTGAAGGAAAAGAAGGACCGCGTCGACGATGCGCTGCACGCCACGCGCGCGGCCGTCGAGGAGGGCATCCTGCCCGGCGGCGGCGTTGCCCTGCTGCGCGCCGCGAAGGCGCTGGACGGCGTGAAGATCGACAACGAGGACCAGAAGCACGGCGTGGAGATCGTGCGCCGGGCCATCGAGGCGCCGGTGCGCCAGATCGCTGAGAATGCCGGTGCGGAAGGGTCCATCATCGTCGGCAAGCTGCGCGAGAAGCCGGAGTTCTCCTATGGCTGGAACGCCCAGACCGGTGACTATGGCGACCTGTTCGCGCAGGGCGTGATCGACCCGGCCAAGGTGGTGCGCACGGCGCTTCAGGATGCGGCTTCGGTCGCCGGCCTGCTGGTCACCACCGAGGCCATGATCGCCGAGAAGCCGAAGAAGGAAGCCGCCCCGGCAATGCCCGCCGGAGGCATGGACTTCTGA
- a CDS encoding ABC transporter ATP-binding protein/permease, with product MSARFQRTMMKALGATDHIMTVLSVTDLTPGYRRIRFSAPTMIDGRETPTASFVRLWAPDPDDPDKVHQRGYTLVEPDAEKGEVSFDFVLHQPMGPASAWAAAAQPGDTIAASYYMFHKFEPPENPEGYLLMGDPAALPAINAILEVLPPEADIVVILQAHLPEDRDIPVTPHPGAEVIWTGPGTNALAEAVPVRDWSNWYAWVAAENAAIKVLRATLNQTHGFPLTDIKHAAYWIRGKAMRLRKESGAAEAEPAPLPPPPAETVAAREAAPAKPRWRSQRGQELLDSLRWKLRAAGLLQAIISLMQLAPLVLLAELGRRLLGGEKSWDALSPLIIWAVVLYGAAATLSAVLMLWLHMVDAGFGHTLRQSIIAKLARLPLGWFTDRNAASVQQAVQEDAGRLHYMVTHAVPDIVAGIVTPVAAIAYLFTVDAALAGLLFVPLLAFVFLFANMMRGVADKLVQYANWTKRANAAAGAFIDALPVVRVFGGDGRSVRSVLEGQASFINGWQRPMAGRKVAAQLSIQPPSFLLLIVAVGSWRIISGRMEAADLLPFLFLGTAFGAQITSVLYGFVPMREARQAARRIGDLLEETELDRSRSTGVIPPGPLGLRFADVSFGYRPRKPVLKSIDLVLAPGTLTALVGPSGAGKSTLAGLPGRFHDVTEGSIRLLASNGEIDIRDVTPEALQRSVGFVFQDVRLIGGSLKDNIALARPGASMAEIEAAARAAQIHERIVAAPRGYDSIVGDEVRLSGGEAQRLSIARALLADPPILVLDEATAFADPESEHLVQKALGALIGRRTVLVVAHRLHTIVHADCIAVMQDGRIVQRGRHEELLARPGLYRDLWQAGEKRPPETKAPEPETMAAEGKAS from the coding sequence ATGAGCGCGCGTTTCCAGCGGACCATGATGAAGGCCCTCGGGGCCACCGATCACATCATGACGGTGCTGTCGGTGACGGACCTGACGCCGGGCTACCGGCGCATACGCTTTTCGGCCCCCACCATGATCGACGGCCGCGAAACCCCCACCGCCTCCTTCGTGCGGCTGTGGGCGCCGGACCCGGACGATCCCGACAAGGTCCATCAGCGCGGCTACACGCTGGTGGAGCCGGATGCTGAAAAGGGCGAGGTGAGCTTCGACTTCGTGCTGCACCAGCCGATGGGGCCGGCCTCGGCCTGGGCCGCCGCCGCGCAGCCCGGCGACACCATCGCGGCCTCCTACTACATGTTCCACAAGTTCGAGCCGCCGGAAAACCCGGAGGGCTATCTGCTGATGGGCGATCCTGCCGCCCTTCCGGCCATCAACGCCATCCTCGAGGTGCTGCCGCCGGAGGCCGACATCGTGGTCATCCTTCAGGCGCATCTGCCCGAGGATCGCGATATTCCGGTGACGCCGCATCCGGGCGCCGAGGTGATCTGGACCGGGCCAGGCACCAATGCGCTGGCCGAAGCGGTTCCGGTGCGCGACTGGTCGAACTGGTATGCGTGGGTGGCCGCCGAAAACGCCGCGATCAAAGTGCTGCGCGCCACGCTCAACCAGACCCACGGCTTTCCGCTGACCGACATCAAGCATGCCGCCTACTGGATCAGGGGCAAGGCCATGCGGCTGCGCAAGGAAAGCGGCGCGGCCGAGGCCGAGCCAGCCCCCCTCCCGCCGCCACCCGCTGAGACGGTGGCCGCGCGCGAAGCCGCGCCGGCAAAGCCCCGCTGGCGCTCGCAGCGCGGACAGGAGCTTCTCGATTCCCTGCGCTGGAAGCTGCGCGCCGCCGGCCTGTTGCAGGCCATCATCTCGCTGATGCAGCTTGCGCCGCTGGTGCTGCTGGCCGAGCTTGGCCGCCGTCTCCTTGGCGGAGAGAAAAGCTGGGATGCGCTTTCGCCACTGATCATCTGGGCTGTCGTCCTCTATGGCGCGGCGGCGACGCTTTCGGCGGTGCTGATGCTGTGGCTTCACATGGTCGATGCCGGCTTCGGCCATACGCTCAGGCAATCCATCATCGCCAAGCTGGCGCGGCTGCCGCTCGGCTGGTTCACCGACCGTAACGCCGCAAGCGTGCAGCAGGCCGTGCAGGAGGACGCCGGGCGGCTGCATTACATGGTCACGCATGCCGTGCCCGACATCGTCGCCGGCATCGTCACGCCGGTGGCGGCCATCGCCTATCTGTTCACGGTCGATGCAGCGCTGGCCGGGCTGCTGTTCGTGCCGCTGCTCGCCTTCGTCTTCCTGTTCGCCAACATGATGCGCGGCGTGGCCGACAAGCTGGTGCAATATGCAAACTGGACCAAGCGCGCCAATGCCGCCGCCGGCGCCTTCATCGACGCGCTGCCGGTGGTGCGCGTGTTCGGCGGCGATGGGCGCTCGGTGCGCTCGGTGCTTGAGGGACAGGCCAGTTTCATCAATGGCTGGCAGCGGCCAATGGCGGGGCGCAAGGTGGCGGCCCAGCTTTCCATCCAGCCGCCGTCCTTCCTGCTGCTGATCGTGGCTGTCGGCAGCTGGCGCATCATCTCCGGGCGCATGGAGGCGGCAGACCTCCTGCCGTTCCTGTTCCTCGGCACAGCCTTCGGCGCGCAGATCACTTCCGTCCTCTACGGCTTCGTGCCCATGCGCGAGGCAAGGCAGGCCGCGCGGCGCATCGGCGACCTGCTGGAGGAAACCGAGCTCGACCGCAGCCGTTCCACCGGCGTCATCCCGCCGGGGCCGCTCGGGCTGCGCTTTGCGGATGTCAGCTTCGGCTACCGGCCGCGCAAGCCGGTGCTGAAATCCATCGATCTCGTTCTGGCGCCTGGCACGCTGACCGCGCTCGTCGGCCCGAGCGGCGCCGGCAAGTCGACGCTGGCCGGCCTGCCGGGGCGCTTCCACGATGTAACCGAAGGCAGCATCCGGCTGCTTGCAAGCAATGGAGAGATCGACATCCGCGACGTGACGCCGGAGGCGCTGCAGCGCAGCGTCGGCTTCGTCTTTCAGGATGTGCGGCTGATCGGGGGCTCGCTGAAGGACAACATCGCCCTTGCCCGCCCCGGTGCCTCCATGGCCGAGATCGAGGCTGCGGCGCGCGCGGCACAGATCCACGAGCGGATCGTGGCCGCCCCGCGCGGCTATGACAGCATCGTCGGGGATGAGGTGCGCCTCTCCGGCGGCGAGGCGCAGCGCCTGTCGATCGCGCGCGCCCTGCTTGCCGATCCGCCCATCCTCGTGCTCGACGAGGCAACCGCCTTCGCCGATCCCGAGTCCGAGCATCTGGTGCAGAAGGCGCTCGGCGCGCTCATCGGCCGGCGCACCGTTCTGGTGGTGGCGCATCGCCTGCACACCATCGTCCATGCCGACTGCATCGCCGTGATGCAGGACGGGCGCATCGTCCAGCGCGGCCGCCATGAAGAGTTGCTCGCCCGCCCCGGCCTCTATCGCGACCTGTGGCAGGCCGGCGAAAAGCGGCCACCCGAAACGAAGGCGCCCGAGCCTGAAACAATGGCGGCAGAAGGCAAGGCATCATGA
- a CDS encoding universal stress protein, producing MYRHILIATDGSELAARGIEQGLALAGPLGAKVTVLSVSQPLDTAAARAAAIGGIADPIGRYDQQIDEEMKNRFRSIEERAAEHGVEVDLLHEIDDHPAEAIVRTAKLKSCDLIVMSSHGRRGAARLILGSQTSEVLAHTTLPVLVVR from the coding sequence ATGTACAGGCATATCCTTATTGCGACCGACGGGTCCGAACTGGCTGCGAGGGGCATCGAGCAGGGCCTTGCCCTTGCCGGCCCGCTGGGAGCGAAAGTGACGGTGCTGAGCGTGTCGCAGCCTCTGGACACCGCAGCCGCACGCGCCGCCGCCATCGGCGGCATCGCCGATCCGATCGGCCGCTACGACCAGCAGATCGACGAGGAGATGAAGAACCGCTTCCGCTCGATCGAGGAGCGCGCCGCAGAACATGGCGTCGAGGTGGATCTGCTGCACGAGATCGACGACCATCCCGCCGAGGCCATCGTGCGCACGGCGAAACTGAAAAGCTGCGACCTGATCGTCATGTCCTCGCATGGCCGGCGCGGAGCCGCGCGGCTCATTCTGGGCAGCCAGACCTCCGAGGTTCTGGCACACACCACGCTGCCTGTTCTGGTGGTGCGCTGA
- a CDS encoding co-chaperone GroES, translating into MTFRPLHDRILVRRIEADEKTAGGIIIPDTAKEKPQEGEVIAVGPGARDENGRLVELDVKVGNRILFGKWSGTEIRLKGEDLLIMKESDVMGVIEETAAVKKAA; encoded by the coding sequence ATGACGTTCCGTCCCCTGCATGACCGCATTCTGGTGCGCCGCATCGAGGCCGACGAAAAGACGGCCGGCGGCATCATCATCCCCGACACCGCGAAGGAAAAGCCGCAGGAAGGCGAGGTCATCGCCGTCGGTCCCGGCGCCCGTGACGAAAACGGCAGGCTGGTCGAACTCGACGTCAAGGTTGGCAACCGCATCCTGTTCGGCAAATGGTCCGGCACCGAGATCAGGCTCAAGGGCGAGGACCTGCTGATCATGAAGGAAAGCGACGTGATGGGCGTGATCGAGGAGACCGCCGCCGTGAAGAAGGCCGCCTGA
- a CDS encoding usg protein translates to MATTARSDFQLQMMGYGLTTAEIHYHLPDHPSLLQLYIWQEYDLAPHFPELKSFLDYWARELDGPLHSVRVAHRHLITPAEWRAVDREISIH, encoded by the coding sequence ATGGCAACCACGGCACGCAGCGATTTCCAGCTCCAGATGATGGGCTACGGCCTGACCACGGCCGAAATCCATTACCATCTGCCCGATCACCCTTCCCTGCTCCAGCTCTATATCTGGCAGGAATATGACCTGGCCCCGCATTTCCCCGAGCTGAAGAGCTTCCTCGATTACTGGGCGCGGGAACTGGATGGCCCGCTGCATTCGGTGCGGGTTGCCCATCGCCACCTGATCACGCCCGCCGAGTGGCGCGCGGTGGACAGGGAGATCTCCATTCACTGA
- a CDS encoding ABC transporter ATP-binding protein: MIVASLFPPQARARLPLFTLFGLTAAALRALSALLLVPLLGSLFSPEPRAALPWLAALAACVVAGWMLERRMVVRAFDLGLAMMMSMNTRLVDHLLAVPIGWFGTGEQEKAKRALAGAVPELFASTVNLGTQALISIALPPAIALGLLFVAWPLGVAALIAVPLLFGALLAGGGFIRRAEADFSAASGKAAACTDEFARNQLVLRAAGRTGTAGTPLGEAIEAQKAKSLRLIWFTVPGTLLFSLAMQATLVAMIAILALMYAQGAMDAARTVALIVVVLRFLEPLNTLSDLFVALESTHAAAQRTLAVLDVPALPSPARDAVPQAPAIAFRNVHFHANGNHILDGISFDVPEGSTTALVGPSGSGKSTILSMIARMHDVSEGEVRVGGHDVRAYAPETLMDQLSIVFQNVQLFEGGIAENIRLARPDATDAGFMEAAKAACVDEIVERLGSWDAPVGEGGGNLSGGERQRVSIARALLKNAPILLLDEATSGLDTMNEVAVAAALSRFGHRTVLVVAHRLETIARADHVVFVEGGRIVEAGEREALIAAGGRFAAYWSHRRSARDWTLDHQDKPRS, translated from the coding sequence ATGATCGTCGCCTCCCTGTTTCCACCGCAGGCACGTGCCCGCCTTCCGCTGTTCACGCTTTTCGGCCTGACGGCGGCGGCACTCAGGGCGCTGTCGGCGCTGCTGCTCGTGCCGCTGCTGGGCAGCCTGTTTTCGCCCGAACCGCGCGCGGCTCTGCCGTGGCTCGCCGCGCTGGCCGCCTGCGTGGTGGCCGGCTGGATGCTGGAACGGCGCATGGTGGTGCGCGCCTTCGATCTCGGCCTTGCCATGATGATGTCGATGAACACGCGCCTCGTCGACCATCTGCTTGCCGTGCCGATCGGCTGGTTCGGCACCGGGGAGCAGGAAAAGGCAAAGCGGGCGCTGGCGGGTGCGGTTCCGGAACTGTTCGCCAGCACCGTCAATCTGGGCACGCAGGCGCTGATCTCGATCGCGCTGCCGCCGGCCATCGCGCTCGGCCTGCTGTTCGTGGCGTGGCCGCTGGGTGTCGCGGCGCTCATCGCCGTGCCGCTCCTGTTTGGCGCGCTGCTCGCCGGCGGCGGCTTCATCCGCCGCGCGGAAGCCGACTTCTCCGCCGCTTCCGGCAAGGCCGCGGCCTGCACCGACGAGTTTGCCCGCAACCAGCTCGTGCTGCGCGCGGCCGGGCGCACCGGCACCGCCGGCACGCCTCTGGGCGAAGCCATCGAGGCCCAGAAGGCCAAGAGCCTGCGCCTGATCTGGTTCACCGTGCCCGGCACGCTGCTGTTTTCGCTGGCCATGCAGGCCACGCTGGTGGCCATGATCGCCATTCTGGCGCTGATGTATGCGCAAGGGGCCATGGATGCCGCCCGCACCGTGGCGCTGATCGTGGTGGTGCTGCGCTTTCTGGAGCCGCTGAACACGCTGTCGGATCTGTTCGTGGCGCTGGAATCGACCCACGCGGCGGCGCAGCGCACGCTGGCCGTGCTCGACGTTCCGGCCCTGCCGTCGCCGGCGCGCGATGCGGTGCCGCAGGCGCCCGCAATTGCGTTCCGCAACGTGCATTTCCACGCCAACGGCAATCATATTCTCGACGGCATCAGCTTCGATGTGCCGGAAGGCAGCACCACGGCGCTGGTCGGGCCGTCGGGATCGGGCAAGAGCACCATCCTGTCGATGATCGCGCGCATGCATGACGTGAGCGAGGGCGAGGTGCGGGTCGGCGGACATGACGTGCGCGCCTATGCGCCGGAGACCCTGATGGACCAGCTGTCCATCGTGTTCCAGAACGTGCAGCTGTTCGAGGGCGGCATTGCCGAGAACATCCGCCTTGCGCGCCCGGATGCCACCGATGCCGGGTTCATGGAAGCCGCGAAAGCCGCCTGTGTCGATGAGATTGTCGAGCGGCTGGGGAGCTGGGATGCGCCGGTCGGCGAAGGCGGCGGCAATCTGTCGGGCGGCGAGCGCCAGCGTGTCAGCATCGCCCGCGCGCTTCTGAAGAATGCGCCGATCCTGCTTCTGGACGAAGCCACCAGCGGTCTCGACACCATGAACGAGGTGGCGGTAGCCGCGGCGCTCAGCCGTTTCGGCCATCGCACCGTGCTGGTCGTCGCGCACCGGCTGGAAACCATCGCCCGCGCCGACCATGTGGTCTTCGTCGAAGGCGGCCGCATCGTCGAGGCGGGCGAGCGCGAGGCGCTGATCGCTGCCGGCGGGCGCTTCGCCGCCTACTGGAGCCATCGCCGCAGCGCCCGCGACTGGACCCTCGATCATCAGGATAAACCCCGATCCTGA
- a CDS encoding FMN-binding glutamate synthase family protein, translating into MTTILSYQRYTVFVSVALITFASLAGAALYSKWLLVPAVIAGALFLLGVHDVRQRRHSILRNYPVVGHLRFLLESFRPEIRQYIIEGDHDEVPFSRQDRGLVYQRAKGVEDKRPFGTIENVYGSGYAWLTHSATPVTIADTDFRVRIGGSACRQPYSASLYNISAMSFGSLSANAILALNTGARKGGFAHDTGEGSISRYHRQGGGDLICQIASGYFGCRNDDGSFSPEKFRVLAADPQIKMIEIKLSQGAKPGHGGMLPASKISPEIAEARGIPMGVDCVSPAAHSTFSTPIGLMQFIDQLRTLSDGKPVGFKLCIGHRREFMSMVKAMLDTGIMPDFIVVDGAEGGTGAAPVEFANRVGMPMLEALTFVHNTLRGAGIRDEIRIGAAGKIITAFDIARTLALGADWCNAARGFMFAIGCIQAQACHTNCCPVGIATQDKGRQRAIDVGDKSERVARFHRNTMKALGEIAGAAGLTNPSDFMPYHFMFRQKDNEFLDGNEAYPYLPEGFLVAGKEIPELSEWYSRWDRANAQSFAPPEIPHGPFQRRRAA; encoded by the coding sequence GTGACGACCATCCTCTCCTACCAACGCTACACCGTGTTCGTGAGCGTCGCGCTCATCACATTCGCATCGCTCGCCGGGGCCGCGCTCTACAGCAAGTGGCTTCTGGTGCCCGCCGTCATCGCCGGCGCGCTGTTCCTGCTCGGCGTGCATGACGTGCGCCAGCGCCGCCATTCCATCCTGCGCAACTATCCGGTGGTCGGGCATCTGCGCTTCCTGCTGGAAAGCTTCCGGCCGGAAATCCGCCAGTACATCATCGAAGGCGACCATGACGAGGTGCCGTTCAGCCGGCAGGATCGCGGGCTCGTCTACCAGCGCGCCAAGGGCGTTGAGGACAAGCGCCCCTTCGGCACCATCGAGAACGTCTATGGGTCCGGCTATGCGTGGCTGACCCATTCGGCCACGCCCGTCACCATCGCCGATACGGATTTCCGCGTGCGCATCGGCGGCTCGGCCTGCCGGCAGCCCTACAGCGCCAGCCTCTACAACATCTCGGCCATGAGCTTCGGCTCGCTGTCGGCCAACGCCATCCTTGCCCTCAACACCGGGGCCCGCAAGGGCGGCTTCGCCCACGACACCGGGGAAGGCAGCATCAGCCGCTATCACCGTCAGGGCGGCGGCGACCTCATCTGCCAGATCGCTTCCGGCTATTTCGGTTGCCGCAACGACGACGGCAGCTTCTCGCCCGAGAAATTCAGGGTGCTGGCCGCCGATCCGCAGATCAAAATGATCGAGATCAAGCTGAGCCAGGGCGCCAAGCCCGGCCATGGCGGCATGCTGCCGGCCTCCAAGATCTCGCCGGAAATCGCCGAGGCGCGTGGCATTCCCATGGGCGTGGACTGCGTTTCCCCGGCCGCCCACAGCACCTTCTCCACGCCCATCGGCCTGATGCAGTTCATCGATCAGCTCCGCACCCTTTCCGACGGCAAGCCGGTCGGCTTCAAGCTGTGCATCGGCCACCGGCGCGAATTCATGAGCATGGTCAAGGCCATGCTGGATACCGGCATCATGCCCGACTTCATCGTCGTCGACGGCGCGGAAGGCGGCACGGGCGCTGCCCCGGTGGAGTTCGCCAACCGCGTCGGCATGCCGATGCTGGAGGCGCTGACCTTCGTGCACAATACGCTGAGGGGCGCCGGCATCCGCGACGAGATCAGGATCGGTGCGGCCGGCAAGATCATCACCGCCTTCGACATCGCGCGCACGCTGGCGCTGGGGGCCGACTGGTGCAATGCCGCGCGCGGCTTCATGTTCGCCATCGGCTGCATTCAGGCGCAGGCCTGCCACACCAATTGCTGCCCGGTCGGCATCGCCACCCAGGACAAGGGACGCCAGCGGGCCATCGACGTGGGCGACAAGAGCGAGCGCGTGGCCCGTTTCCACCGCAACACCATGAAGGCGCTGGGCGAGATCGCCGGTGCCGCCGGCCTCACCAATCCGAGCGACTTCATGCCCTACCACTTCATGTTCCGGCAGAAGGACAACGAGTTCCTCGACGGCAACGAGGCCTACCCCTATCTGCCGGAAGGCTTTCTGGTGGCGGGCAAGGAAATTCCCGAGCTTTCCGAATGGTACAGCCGCTGGGACCGCGCCAACGCGCAATCCTTCGCGCCGCCGGAAATCCCGCACGGGCCGTTCCAGAGACGCCGGGCAGCCTGA
- a CDS encoding ABC transporter substrate-binding protein, whose product MNIISLSRRTLFKGSALLLASTALPRFTFAQSGSRLVVAADSEPRNLNPAIVASNGVFFISSKVIEPLAEASFDGGGDGEGGLAPRLATSWEGSDDGLSATFKLREGVKWHDGQPFTSADVAFSALQVWKPLQNLGRLVFANLEAVDTPDDHTAVFRFAKPTPFQLIRNALPVVSSVVAKHIFEGEADIAASEANNKLVGTGPFRFAEHRPGEYYRLERNPDYWGEGEPKLDEIIFRVLPDRAAAAGALEAGEIQLAAFSQVPLTDLDRISKVPGIEVYSKGYEALTYQLGVEINHRRAELANVRVRQAIAHAIDRDFVVRTIFLGYAETATGIVPKNAPEFYNGDVPLHPFDVDKANALLDEAGYPRKDGGARFALRLLPAPYFTETRQFGDYLRQALAAVGIDATVVNNDAAAHQKAVYTDHDFDLAVAPTVFRGDPAISTTILVRSGTPAGVPFSNQGGYENKEIDALIDKAGETVDTAARTALYKQLQVLVAEDLPIINVADWGFITVASSQVKNVSNNPRWAVSSWADTELDA is encoded by the coding sequence ATGAACATTATTTCCCTTTCCCGGCGCACCCTTTTCAAGGGTTCGGCACTTCTGCTGGCCTCCACCGCCCTGCCCCGGTTCACCTTCGCCCAGAGTGGCAGCCGCCTCGTCGTCGCCGCCGATTCCGAGCCGCGCAACCTCAACCCGGCCATCGTCGCCTCGAACGGCGTGTTCTTCATTTCCTCCAAGGTCATCGAGCCGCTGGCCGAAGCCTCGTTCGATGGAGGGGGCGATGGCGAGGGCGGGCTCGCACCGCGCCTCGCCACTTCGTGGGAAGGCTCGGACGACGGGCTTTCGGCCACGTTCAAACTGCGCGAGGGCGTGAAGTGGCATGACGGCCAGCCCTTCACCTCGGCCGACGTCGCCTTTTCCGCGCTTCAGGTGTGGAAGCCGCTGCAAAACCTCGGCCGGCTGGTGTTCGCCAATCTCGAAGCCGTCGACACGCCGGACGACCACACCGCCGTGTTCCGCTTTGCGAAGCCGACTCCGTTCCAGCTCATCCGCAACGCGCTGCCGGTGGTGTCGAGCGTGGTGGCGAAGCACATCTTCGAGGGCGAGGCCGACATTGCCGCCAGCGAGGCCAACAACAAGCTCGTCGGCACCGGCCCGTTCCGCTTCGCCGAGCACCGTCCGGGCGAATATTACCGGCTGGAGCGCAACCCCGACTACTGGGGCGAAGGCGAGCCGAAGCTGGACGAGATCATCTTCCGGGTGCTGCCCGACCGCGCGGCGGCGGCCGGCGCGCTGGAAGCTGGCGAAATCCAGCTTGCCGCCTTCAGCCAGGTGCCGCTGACCGACCTCGACCGCATCTCGAAAGTGCCGGGCATCGAGGTCTATTCCAAGGGGTATGAGGCGCTGACCTACCAGCTTGGCGTGGAGATCAATCACCGCCGCGCGGAACTGGCCAACGTCAGGGTGCGGCAGGCCATCGCGCACGCCATCGATCGCGATTTCGTGGTGCGCACCATCTTCCTCGGCTATGCGGAGACGGCCACCGGCATCGTGCCGAAGAACGCGCCCGAATTCTACAATGGCGACGTGCCGCTCCATCCGTTCGACGTGGACAAGGCCAACGCCCTGCTCGACGAGGCCGGCTATCCGCGCAAGGACGGCGGCGCCCGCTTCGCGCTGCGCCTGCTGCCCGCGCCCTACTTCACCGAGACGCGCCAGTTCGGCGACTATCTGCGGCAGGCGCTGGCCGCTGTGGGCATCGACGCCACGGTGGTCAACAACGATGCCGCCGCGCACCAGAAGGCGGTCTACACCGACCACGATTTCGACCTCGCCGTCGCGCCCACCGTGTTCCGCGGCGATCCGGCCATATCCACCACCATTCTGGTGCGCTCCGGCACACCGGCCGGCGTGCCCTTCTCCAATCAGGGCGGCTACGAGAACAAGGAGATCGACGCGCTGATCGACAAGGCCGGCGAGACGGTCGACACCGCCGCGCGCACCGCGCTTTACAAGCAGCTTCAGGTGCTGGTGGCTGAAGACCTGCCGATCATCAACGTTGCCGACTGGGGCTTCATCACCGTGGCAAGCTCACAGGTGAAGAACGTGTCCAACAATCCGCGCTGGGCGGTTTCCAGCTGGGCCGACACCGAACTGGACGCGTGA